The following proteins are co-located in the Leucoraja erinacea ecotype New England chromosome 4, Leri_hhj_1, whole genome shotgun sequence genome:
- the abhd3 gene encoding phospholipase ABHD3 isoform X2, translated as MIEVTLNENSFTRDLTVYLENQIKINLSSSGKPQLITGSATLSEFLQRYCPVVTETYYPTFWCWEARVQTLLRPFITTKPWVEYRNELIETADGGNISLDWNNNDDNALYPVSATRPTILILPGLTGTSKESYILHMVKQSEILGYRSVVFNNRGVAGETLRTPRTYCAANTEDLETVIFHVQNTFPEAPLMAAGVSMGGMLLLNYLGKIGQQTPLKAAVVFSIGWDVFACTASLEKPLNWILFNYYLTNCLQASISRQRQMFETLFNIDYVMQAKSIREFDERFTSVMFGYKTNADYYKDASPYHKLKSIEVPVLCLNALDDVFSPAYAIPMQSAKQNPNVALLLTAHGGHIGFLEGIFPRRMTYMDRLFKQFIQAVFEHKDELKSA; from the exons AAGCCACAGCTTATCACTGGGTCAGCAACCCTCTCTGAATTTCTGCAGAGATATTGTCCTGTGGTAACAGAGACTTATTATCCAACCTTTTGGTGCTGGGAAGCAAGAGTTCAGACACTACTCAGGCCATTCATCACAACCAAACCTTGGGTGGAATACAGAAA TGAACTCATTGAGACAGCAGACGGTGGAAATATTTCCTTGGACTGGAATAATAATGATGACAATGCGCTCTATCCTGTTTCTGCCACAAGACCAACGATACTTATCTTACCCGGACTTACAGGAACAAGCAAGGAATCATACATTTTGCACATGGTTAAACAGAGTGAAATACTTGGATACAG GTCTGTTGTTTTCAACAACAGAGGAGTTGCTGGAGAGACACTTCGG ACTCCCAGAACATATTGCGCAGCTAACACAGAAGATTTGGAAACAGTCATTTTTCATGTACAGAATACTTTTCCAGAAGCTCCTTTGATGGCTGCTGGGGTCTCAATGGGCGG AATGCTCCTCTTGAATTACCTGGGTAAGATTGGCCAGCAGACTCCACTGAAGGCAGCGGTAGTCTTCTCCATTGGCTGGGATGTATTTGCCTGCACGGCTTCCCTTGAGAAACCACTTAACTGGATATTATTTAATTACTACTTAACCAATTGTCTTCAAGCTTCTATCTCCAG GCAGAGACAGATGTTCGAAACATTATTTAACATTGACTATGTCATGCAG GCAAAGTCAATCAGAGAATTTGATGAACGGTTTACATCAGTGATGTTTGGTTATAAGACAAATGCTGATTACTACAAAGATGCCAGTCCTTACCATAAACTGAAATCTATTGAAGTTCCTGTTCTGTGTTTAAATGCATTAGATGATGTCTTCTCACCAGCTTATG CCATACCTATGCAATCTGCCAAACAGAATCCAAATGTTGCACTACTACTAACTGCACATGGTGGTCACATCGGCTTCCTGGAAGGAATATTTCCTCGACGAATGACTTACATGGACAGACTCTTCAAACAGTTTATACAAGCGGTTTTTGAGCACAAAGACGAACTGAAAAGTGCATAA